From Vigna radiata var. radiata cultivar VC1973A unplaced genomic scaffold, Vradiata_ver6 scaffold_153, whole genome shotgun sequence:
GATGTTTTGGCAGTGAAATTGGTTTTTGGCAGTTCTTTGGTTGAATTACATGTTCATTATATTAGTAGCATCTTATTTAGATAAATTCATATTACATTAAGCATGATTCCATTATTAGCAACTTAGATCATTGTACTGTATATAAATATTGCATTCACAGTGTAGACTACGATGTTGTCACGGtagtgtatataaatattgcATTCAcagtgtatataaatattgcATTCACAACTATCTCATCTGCTTTTCCTATCCATTTACATTAGTATCCAGCATTATAGTATCCAGAAATGTTGCATTGACAACCATCCCCATCCATTGACAATGATTATAGTATACAACATtgaagtttaaaagaaatactttgcataaaataaaatcagcaAAGACGAAGACAAATACTATGGCATTGAGATACCAATATTGTATTCTATAGAAGTTTGACATATAAAACATACATTCTGATATAGAAGTCTGAAATATAAAACATAGATTCAAAACAACAATATTATATAGAAGTCTGACATCAAAGATCTATGTATTACAAAAAGCCTAAAACACtataagataaattatttgGTTCTTCTGCATGTGCTGCACCCTGACCCAAAGACGTGGGTTCTTCTCTTTCTGCCTGCGTAACAGGTTCTTCCTTGGTATTGGGACATCTTTTTTTGTTGTGACCCACTTCTCTGCACTTGTTACATCTCCTAACCAATCCACCTTTGGTCATTCTGGtgctatctttctttttttacttagCCATTTCGCATTGAACACGCCCAACTTGTGCTCCCTACTACAGGTGTGTCTTTCCACCAAAGTCCTCAATTGCCATGTATCTACTACCTCCATGTAAGCAAAATAAGCCATCCAAGGACATGCTCCTTTTGCTCCCACACACTTAAGCCTTATTCTCttcttatcatttttcataaatttcaaatttcttccaTTCTCTAATGCATATGTTTTTATGCCATCCATGATGTCTTTTTTCTGCCCAAAATATGTTCCCACCTCCCACTTGAAATCAATCATATTCTTTGGcatattaaatgtaataaattttccATATCCTTCTTCAACCTCTTTATCATCACTTTCTTCATCACTTATCTCACGAGAACTTAGGTCCTCCGATTCCCACTCATCATTAATGTCATCACTAATGTCATCGTCTTCCAACTCTGAATCAGACAGAGCAGTGCAATCAACATTCATCTTACCACAAGTATCATCATCTCGGTATTCACACTCAATATTTGTGTCTACTAAGCCATTCATACCACTAACCTCACCAGTTTCATCATCTGATGAACACCATTCACGAACTTCTACTTCTATGTTACCCTCGACAACGTCATTTGCTTTTGTCCTCTCATCATGTGCTACATCAACTACTGTTGTATCCACAACATCAATAGGATTTGTCCTCTCAACTTGTATCCTCTCACATTGACCACCTACGCCCTCAGGTTCAACATCTTGACCTCCTTCATCACCCTCATGCATCTCGGGTTCACCATCTTGACCTCCTTCATCATCCTCATGCATCTCAGCTTCAACATCCTGACCTCCTTCATCACCCTCATGCATCTCAGGTTCACCATCTTGACCTCCTTCATCACCTTCATGCATCTCNTCATGCATCTCAGCTTCAACATCCTGACCTCCTTCATCACCCTCATGCATCTCAGGTTCACCATCTTGACCTCCTTCATCACCTTCATGCATCTCAGCTTCAACATCCTGACCTCCTTCATCACCCTCATGCATCTCAGGTTGAACATCCTCAACCCCTTCATCAACCTCATGCATCTCAGGTTGAACATCCTCACCCCCTTCATCAACCTCATCAATCTCATGTTCAACATCCTCACCTCCCTCatcaatattatattcaataatttgAATGACATCGGCTTCAGACACAAGGTGCACAACATACAAATGAACTTGTCCATTTAACTTAGCTAAATTCACCATATGCATGGCTCCTACGTCATCACTCAAAGGTTCTAGCTTATTATCTAAAACAGGACCACATccaacagaataaaataaatcctTAAATCCATTATACCCAAGTGCTTTAACTACACTCAATACTACAAAGTAACTCCACTTGTTAGGGTCAAAAAACATGGTATCACTTTCACTTACATACTTTAGGCACCCTTCGTTGACCAATTTCCCCCCATGATGAATCACAACCTCTATATCATCCTCCATGACAGACAAGATAATGAAGAATATTCTACAACTATAATTTAACGTAAAAAGACaaatattataactttaatGAACTGAAAATGACAGCAGATAAGGATATTTAAGTATGGGGGACAGTCGGGACCACAATGGCGTGCAACACTTTAGAACGACAACCCAACCCCACATTACAAAAAGCTTCACCATATAAAAACAACATTCACTGAATATTAAATTGATGTATATGTATAGAACGTACACTAACCTGGAACGAAGATCGACCCCACCATCGCTTCCGATAAACGTTTTTGGTCTTCGCGATTCACCTCGAACCTCCAAAATGCAACCCTTAAACAAATTACGAAGCTCAAATGGCCTAATTTCCCTCCTCACTAGGGACTTCAACTGCTTGCGATTCACTCCGCTTCACACTCTTCCCAATTTCAAAACGCAAATGTTTCTGAAAACTCCAATTTCACgaaccctaattttaaaatgtttatgaaaacccccaatttttaaaatgattttttgcaAAAGGCCACGTGAGTAAATAAAACCAGCCAAGACACTCTGTGCAGGCCACGTATTAAATAATGGACACGTTACCCAAACAGAACAGCAAAAACCTGACGGGGTTAAGTTGATTTAACGGCGATGGCtcaattgagtcaattttaCACTATTAAGGATTAAATtggcaaaaaataataaaacaaggaTTGAACTGGGAAAAAGTTACGAAAAGGGACCTTTGAAGGGGtttaacctaaaataaattatgaaagaatattaataatattataaacataattcaaatatttatcaatttaataaattaatataaaaaaaacatgccAACACACGAATTTCAAACtaattgttgaaaaaaagaCAAGTTCgcaaagaattttgaaaaattaggatATCAGCCAAATTCGAAAAAGAATGTGAGTATTTAACCTTTCCAATTTCCAGTTTATCTCCTTAGACTTTGTCCTTCCATAGACAATGttcttcatttatttctttcacATCAACACGCTTTATGAGTGTCGTGTCTAACATTTGAACTGAGGACTCTCACAACCTTGAGAGTCCAAGAGTACTACAAGTTCGTGGAATCCCCCCACAGATATAACGTGTGGGGTCTTGATGGATCAGCAGCAAGGTTTACTAAATTCactgttataatatataacaatatattttaacattttaaattaaaaaatagaaaaaaatattaaaatattatttcatgaaATTATCATGTAgaagtattttttattgaaagtgTCAATTATCAGTCCACAAATcatctctatttttttaaagtggTGATAtgataatatcattaaaaaaaaaaaaaaaacatttgcaATACagtctaaaataataaaactttaattgtatttattaatatttaaaaaaaattaaatgagtatatttttaaaaaaatgtcaaccCCTCGCCTAACCTGCCCCAGCCCTCGACCCTGCCCCCGCCCTAGATATGCGTGCGGGGTCTATATGACTCTATCAATATGACTCAGTCAGTGATCTATACTTTTAAATTCACCACATGGAGGCTCTCTGTTTGTGGTCGATGAATGGTTGGATGAATGCGATGGCCATGTTCAGCCAAATTCTGAGATGGATGAAAAAACCAAAGGTACTGAGACTTCTATGTCTTGCTTCAACTGTTGTTGGACTGATCTGTTATGGATTCAGTTCCTTTCTAAACCATTTGCTGGGAAACTGGAGCTGCTGGAAGATGTTTCCTTATATTGGTTTCAGTTTCATCGTTTGCCTTGCCGTATTTTTCGCACCGGCAAGGTCGAGCTCCACCTCTCTCCGGTTGGAAGCTCATTTGGCATTTTTTGTTCTAATGGTCACTTCTGTTTATTCCTTTTTCATTGATAACGTGGTGAAGGGTAAACCTGATGCATACAGTCTCATCTCTTGTGCTGCTTTTGCTACCATGTCGCTTAGCTTGTCAAATCTCACTCAATTTGGATTCCAAATTGATCTACTATATTTCTTCTGCGGAGCTCTAACAATACAACTCATGAAGATCAGATTGTGGTTAGTCATTGTTGGAGCAGGTTTCACTTATTCCCTCCTCCAGCTTCGAGACTATCCGAGTGACACACCAGAGGAGAATCTTCAGCCCGAGGAAGAAAATCAACTCTTAATCATTGAAGTTGATGACACAGAGAGTGATGCACAACAAGCTAATTTTGATGTTGATAGTACTCTAGGTAGTTCACCAGAAGATGAGGATCTTACATTTGAAGACCATCTACAAACTCAAAGCGATTCACATCCGCATGATGCTGATCTTATCATTCAACAACAATTCATGAACTGTATAAAAGAGCTTGAGAAGGAGAATCAGAGGCTTGTTCCCATAGTTGGTAGCCACGTCGAAAACTACATTAAAGCCGTGTTTGACTCCAAAGAAGTATCGGATCCTAACGTCAACTTGGTTATGGATGTACTTCCATTGGAAATTATGAGGCACCTTAAGGAAAACGTGAAGCTGATGGTGGATGCAGGTTTCATGGACGAATGCATCGACATTTACAGCAAATCGCGAAAACAGTTTGTAGAACAGTGTCTACGGCCACTTGGGCTGCAATTTCAAACGCCCAACAAGGACGTTGAAAAGTGGTCAAAAACGTGGAAGGCTGTTGGAAAGATACTGTTTCCCAATGAAATGAGACTCTGCAGTTACATCTTTTCAGGGATACATGATGCTGCGGGGGTCTCCGCAGTCGAGAAAGTTTGCAAGAAAATTTCGACTGATCTACTGAGTTTTACCGATACCACCATAACAGCTGACAACTATTTGCCGAATCTTTTGTCCTACATCGTTCCTAAAGTGTCGGAGTCATTGGGCGAGCTGACACGAGAGTTAATCTCACCGACTTCGGTTCACGAATCGTCTATTGTTGATGATATTAAAGATGTTCGGCAAAGTTTGGGTATGCTAAACCAGTCGAGGGATGGTATTTACCCTAATAGTAATGATACTCAGGACGTTCGGCAAAGATTGGCTATGCTAAACAAGATTGGGGGGAATATTCTTTACCCCAATAAGAAGAAGGCAGGTCTGATAGATGGAGGTTTCCATTTAGTTACTGATTTGCTGAAGAAGAAGATACGGAAATTATAGTATtcttttttttggatatttaataattactatTGAATTGTATTTGAATATTTCTGCTACtatatatatgagattataTTTTGGTATGTTAATCTAATCAAGATTCCAAATTTTCATAATGGTGTTTAACATtataatgttgaaaaaaattattaatactaAATTGATAACAaactaattatttcaaataaaagaaatagagatACTAGTACtgtatcttttgaaaataacacCAGTAATTATAATGtgaaatttaaatagaaaaatgttaCTAAACAAACATAGTTTAAATTGAAAACAAGTGCCTAAATAATCTACCACGTTTTTACTGCATTAATTTGTTATCTGCATTAAATCTCTACGAAAGGCATCTAAATGAGTGACGGCTGAGCCACCATTTGTAATTGCACGAAGACATATCCGCTGAAGAGTTTTGGATCTTTCCCTGATTCCCCTTGCAAGCTCTGTGTCCAAATCCATAAACTTTTGCAGTAGcattacaatttcatccttctcCACCAAAATACTCACATCAACGTCTTCCTTCATCCTCCAACCAACCTTCCAATCCTCCACTATCATCTTACTGTCCAATGGTTGGTCCATAATTATTGGAAAGGTCAAAAACGGAACCCCAGCAAGCACACCTTCTTTTGTGGAATTCCAGCCACAATGAGACCAAAACCCTCCAATACAAGGATGACACAACACTCTCAATTGGTCACACCATGTCACCACTAATCCATTGTTCCCACATATCTGTTTCAACCTTGAAGCCTCACCACGGGCTACCCACAAGAACCGAATGCCAC
This genomic window contains:
- the LOC106752608 gene encoding uncharacterized protein LOC106752608 isoform X2 — translated: MQTLLMLNQILRWLKRPKVLKLVCLASSVVGLLCYALSSSFSCLLGKWSWWKMLLYIVFSFIICLAVLFTPARSSSTSLRLEAHLAFFVLMVTSVYSFFIDNVVKGKPDAYSLISCAAFATMSLSLSNLTQFGFQIDLLYFFCGALTIQLMKIRLWLVIVGAGFTYSLLQLRDYPSDTPEENLQPEEENQLLIIEVDDTESDAQQANFDVDSTLGSSPEDEDLTFEDHLQTQSDSHPHDADLIIQQQFMNCIKELEKENQRLVPIVGSHVENYIKAVFDSKEVSDPNVNLVMDVLPLEIMRHLKENVKLMVDAGFMDECIDIYSKSRKQFVEQCLRPLGLQFQTPNKDVEKWSKTWKAVGKILFPNEMRLCSYIFSGIHDAAGVSAVEKVCKKISTDLLSFTDTTITADNYLPNLLSYIVPKVSESLGELTRELISPTSVHESSIVDDIKDVRQSLGMLNQSRDGIYPNSNDTQDVRQRLAMLNKIGGNILYPNKKKAGLIDGGFHLVTDLLKKKIRKL